A stretch of the Calypte anna isolate BGI_N300 chromosome 5, bCalAnn1_v1.p, whole genome shotgun sequence genome encodes the following:
- the KCNA4 gene encoding potassium voltage-gated channel subfamily A member 4 isoform X1, with amino-acid sequence MEVAMVSADSSGCNTHMPYGYAVQARARERERLAQSRAAAAAAVAAATAAVEGGATGGGGPYHNYHQEQSRGASSSHGGNVPHGSVSHRQSGKRRKKGKKRSQQLGSRECGASFPCSELLPLSGSEERILKDLSEEEEENEDEDEDDEEEGKLYYSDDYGEDEFSYSDQPPDDGGGPGGYSSVRYSEYECCERVVINVSGLRFETQLKTLAQFPETLLGDPAKRGRYFDPLRNEYFFDRNRPSFDAILYYYQSGGRLKRPVNVPFDIFSEEVKFYQLGEEAMLKFREDEGFVKEEEDRPLPENEFKKQVWLLFEYPESSSPARGIAIVSVLVILISIVIFCLETLPEFRDDKEFVMSLSLGKGLANESLHLDAGEHTIFNDPFFIVETVCIIWFSFEFTVRCFACPSKAQFFKNVMNIIDIVSILPYFITLGTDLAQEQGSNGQQAMSFAILRIIRLVRVFRIFKLSRHSKGLQILGHTLRASMRELGLLIFFLFIGVILFSSAVYFAEADEPATHFQSIPDAFWWAVVTMTTVGYGDMKPITVGGKIVGSLCAIAGVLTIALPVPVIVSNFNYFYHRETENEEQTQLMQNAVSCPYLPTNLLKKFRSSSSSSTEDKSEYLEMEEGVKESLCVKEKKSQDTGNSSESEKKNCVNSNSVETDV; translated from the coding sequence ATGGAGGTTGCAATGGTGAGTGCAGATAGCTCTGGGTGCAACACCCACATGCCCTATGGATACGCAGTCCAAGCTCGGGCCCGAGAGAGAGAGCGCCTGGCACAGTCCAGAGCCGCAGCAGCTGCGGCTgtagcagcagcaacagcagcagtagAAGGTGGGGCAACAGGTGGAGGTGGCCCATATCACAACTACCATCAGGAGCAGAGTCGAGGTGCCTCCTCCTCGCATGGTGGGAATGTGCCGCATGGCAGCGTGTCCCACCGGCAGAGTGGTAAGAGAcggaagaaagggaaaaagaggagccagcagttGGGAAGTAGGGAATGCGGGgcctccttcccctgctctgagctgctgcctctcagcGGTTCTGAAGAGAGAATACTGAAGGACTtgagtgaggaggaggaggagaatgaagacgaggatgaagatgatgaggaagaaggaaagctCTACTACAGTGATGACTATGGGGAGGATGAGTTTTCCTACTCAGACCAGCCACCCGATGATGGTGGAGGCCCCGGGGGTTACAGCTCTGTTCGCTACAGCGAGTACGAGTGTTGTGAGCGTGTGGTAATCAACGTGTCGGGACTGCGGTTTGAGACCCAACTGAAGACATTAGCTCAGTTCCCAGAGACATTGTTGGGTGACCCAGCAAAGCGAGGCAGATACTTTGACCCTCTCAGGAATGAATACTTCTTTGATAGGAACCGACCCAGCTTTGATGCCATCCTCTACTATTACCAGAGTGGTGGTCGGCTGAAGAGGCCGGTCAATGTACCCTTTGACATCTTCAGCGAGGAGGTGAAATTCTACCAACTCGGGGAGGAGGCCATGCTCAAGTTTAGGGAGGATGAAGGGTTTGTCAAAGAGGAAGAAGACAGACCTCTGCCGGAGAATGAGTTTAAGAAGCAGGTTTGGCTGCTGTTTGAGTACCCGGAGAGCTCCAGTCCAGCCAGAGGCATTGCCATTGTCTCTGTCTTGGTCATCTTGATCTCCATTGTCATCTTTTGTCTGGAGACTTTGCCAGAGTTTAGAGATGACAAAGAATTCGTCATGTCCCTGAGCTTAGGAAAGGGGCTTGCCAACGAGTCGCTTCATCTGGATGCTGGGGAGCACACCATCTTCAATGACCCCTTTTTCATTGTAGAGACGGTATGCATCATTTGGTTCTCCTTTGAGTTTACAGTACGCTGCTTTGCATGTCCAAGCAAAGCACAGTTCTTCAAGAACGTCATGAACATCATAGACATTGTCTCCATCTTGCCTTACTTCATCACTCTGGGCACCGACTTGGCACAGGAACAGGGCAGTAATGGTCAACAGGCCATGTCCTTTGCCATCCTGAGGATCATCCGTCTGGTCAGGGTGTTTCGCATCTTTAAGCTCTCCAGGCACTCCAAGGGTTTGCAGATCCTGGGTCATACGCTCAGGGCCAGCATGAGGGAACTCGGCCTcctcatctttttcctttttattggagtaattttgttttccagtgctgTTTACTTTGCAGAAGCTGATGAGCCTGCCACCCATTTTCAAAGCATCCCAGATGCCTTTTGGTGGGCTGTAGTGACCATGACTACAGTCGGTTATGGGGATATGAAACCCATAACCGTGGGTGGGAAAATAGTTGGGTCCCTGTGTGCCATTGCGGGAGTGTTAACCATTGCTTTACCAGTGCCAGTGATTGTCTCCAATTTTAACTATTTCTACCACAGAGAGACTGAGAATGAAGAACAAACGCAGCTGATGCAAAATGCAGTCAGCTGCCCTTACCTCCCAACAAATTTACTGAAGAAATTTAGAAGCTCGTCGTCTTCATCCACAGAGGATAAATCAGAATATTTGGAGATGGAAGAAGGAGTTAAAGAATCTCTTtgtgtaaaagagaaaaaaagtcaggaCACGGGGAATAGTAGTgagtcagagaagaaaaactgtgtgAATTCCAATTCTGTGGAAACCGATGTGTAA
- the KCNA4 gene encoding potassium voltage-gated channel subfamily A member 4 isoform X2 yields the protein MEVAMVSADSSGCNTHMPYGYAVQARARERERLAQSRAAAAAAVAAATAAVEGGATGGGGPYHNYHQEQSRGASSSHGGNVPHGSVSHRQSGKRRKKGKKRSQQLGSRECGASFPCSELLPLSGSEERILKDLSEEEEENEDEDEDDEEEGKLYYNQPPDDGGGPGGYSSVRYSEYECCERVVINVSGLRFETQLKTLAQFPETLLGDPAKRGRYFDPLRNEYFFDRNRPSFDAILYYYQSGGRLKRPVNVPFDIFSEEVKFYQLGEEAMLKFREDEGFVKEEEDRPLPENEFKKQVWLLFEYPESSSPARGIAIVSVLVILISIVIFCLETLPEFRDDKEFVMSLSLGKGLANESLHLDAGEHTIFNDPFFIVETVCIIWFSFEFTVRCFACPSKAQFFKNVMNIIDIVSILPYFITLGTDLAQEQGSNGQQAMSFAILRIIRLVRVFRIFKLSRHSKGLQILGHTLRASMRELGLLIFFLFIGVILFSSAVYFAEADEPATHFQSIPDAFWWAVVTMTTVGYGDMKPITVGGKIVGSLCAIAGVLTIALPVPVIVSNFNYFYHRETENEEQTQLMQNAVSCPYLPTNLLKKFRSSSSSSTEDKSEYLEMEEGVKESLCVKEKKSQDTGNSSESEKKNCVNSNSVETDV from the exons ATGGAGGTTGCAATGGTGAGTGCAGATAGCTCTGGGTGCAACACCCACATGCCCTATGGATACGCAGTCCAAGCTCGGGCCCGAGAGAGAGAGCGCCTGGCACAGTCCAGAGCCGCAGCAGCTGCGGCTgtagcagcagcaacagcagcagtagAAGGTGGGGCAACAGGTGGAGGTGGCCCATATCACAACTACCATCAGGAGCAGAGTCGAGGTGCCTCCTCCTCGCATGGTGGGAATGTGCCGCATGGCAGCGTGTCCCACCGGCAGAGTGGTAAGAGAcggaagaaagggaaaaagaggagccagcagttGGGAAGTAGGGAATGCGGGgcctccttcccctgctctgagctgctgcctctcagcGGTTCTGAAGAGAGAATACTGAAGGACTtgagtgaggaggaggaggagaatgaagacgaggatgaagatgatgaggaagaaggaaagctCTACTACA ACCAGCCACCCGATGATGGTGGAGGCCCCGGGGGTTACAGCTCTGTTCGCTACAGCGAGTACGAGTGTTGTGAGCGTGTGGTAATCAACGTGTCGGGACTGCGGTTTGAGACCCAACTGAAGACATTAGCTCAGTTCCCAGAGACATTGTTGGGTGACCCAGCAAAGCGAGGCAGATACTTTGACCCTCTCAGGAATGAATACTTCTTTGATAGGAACCGACCCAGCTTTGATGCCATCCTCTACTATTACCAGAGTGGTGGTCGGCTGAAGAGGCCGGTCAATGTACCCTTTGACATCTTCAGCGAGGAGGTGAAATTCTACCAACTCGGGGAGGAGGCCATGCTCAAGTTTAGGGAGGATGAAGGGTTTGTCAAAGAGGAAGAAGACAGACCTCTGCCGGAGAATGAGTTTAAGAAGCAGGTTTGGCTGCTGTTTGAGTACCCGGAGAGCTCCAGTCCAGCCAGAGGCATTGCCATTGTCTCTGTCTTGGTCATCTTGATCTCCATTGTCATCTTTTGTCTGGAGACTTTGCCAGAGTTTAGAGATGACAAAGAATTCGTCATGTCCCTGAGCTTAGGAAAGGGGCTTGCCAACGAGTCGCTTCATCTGGATGCTGGGGAGCACACCATCTTCAATGACCCCTTTTTCATTGTAGAGACGGTATGCATCATTTGGTTCTCCTTTGAGTTTACAGTACGCTGCTTTGCATGTCCAAGCAAAGCACAGTTCTTCAAGAACGTCATGAACATCATAGACATTGTCTCCATCTTGCCTTACTTCATCACTCTGGGCACCGACTTGGCACAGGAACAGGGCAGTAATGGTCAACAGGCCATGTCCTTTGCCATCCTGAGGATCATCCGTCTGGTCAGGGTGTTTCGCATCTTTAAGCTCTCCAGGCACTCCAAGGGTTTGCAGATCCTGGGTCATACGCTCAGGGCCAGCATGAGGGAACTCGGCCTcctcatctttttcctttttattggagtaattttgttttccagtgctgTTTACTTTGCAGAAGCTGATGAGCCTGCCACCCATTTTCAAAGCATCCCAGATGCCTTTTGGTGGGCTGTAGTGACCATGACTACAGTCGGTTATGGGGATATGAAACCCATAACCGTGGGTGGGAAAATAGTTGGGTCCCTGTGTGCCATTGCGGGAGTGTTAACCATTGCTTTACCAGTGCCAGTGATTGTCTCCAATTTTAACTATTTCTACCACAGAGAGACTGAGAATGAAGAACAAACGCAGCTGATGCAAAATGCAGTCAGCTGCCCTTACCTCCCAACAAATTTACTGAAGAAATTTAGAAGCTCGTCGTCTTCATCCACAGAGGATAAATCAGAATATTTGGAGATGGAAGAAGGAGTTAAAGAATCTCTTtgtgtaaaagagaaaaaaagtcaggaCACGGGGAATAGTAGTgagtcagagaagaaaaactgtgtgAATTCCAATTCTGTGGAAACCGATGTGTAA